In Desulfolutivibrio sulfodismutans DSM 3696, the genomic stretch GGGTTCTGGTATTGCATGGATACCCAGCGCGACATGGACAAGCTCAATCAGCTCTGGGATGCCGGGAATCCCCCCTGGAAGGTCTGGTGATGGAGCCAGACGCCGCGTTCTGGCGCGGCAAACGGGTTGTGGTCACCGGGCATACCGGATTCAAAGGCGGCTGGCTCACCCTGTGGCTGCGCCGCCTGGGGGCGACGGTGACCGGAATCTCCCTGCCTCCGGACACGACCCCCGATCTCTTCACCCTGGCCCGGGTGGCCGAGGGGATTTCCCACCATCTGGCGGACATCCGGGACCGGGAGGCCGTGGCCCGCATCATCCGCGAGGCCGATCCCCAGGCGGTCTTTCATCTGGCGGCCCAGCCCCTGGTGCGCCCCAGCTACGACGACCCCATCGGCACCTTTTCCACCAACGTCATGGGCACGGCCCATGTGCTCGACGCCCTGCGTTTCTGCCCGAACCTGCGGGTGGTGGCGGCCATCACCACGGACAAGGTCTACCGCAACCGGGAATGGCCGTTTCCCTACCGGGAGGACGACCACCTGGGCGGCCACGACCCCTACAGCGCCAGCAAGGCCGGTTCGGAGATCGTGGCCGCCTGCTACCGCGACGCCTTTTTCAAGGACCGGGGCGTGGCCCTGGCCACGGCCCGGGCCGGAAACGTCATCGGCGGCGGCGACTGGTCCCTGGACCGGCTCATTCCCGACGCGGTGCGGGCCTTTGGCGGCGGCGGCACGCTGCACATCCGGCGGCCGGACGCCGTGCGGCCCTGGCAGCATGTGCTGGAGCCCCTGGCGGGCTATCTGCGCCTGGCCCGGCTTCTTTTTGACGATCCCGGCCTGGCCGGGGCCTATAATTTCGGACCCCACACCTCCGAGGCCGCCACCGTGCGCCAGGTGGTGGAACTGGCCCGGGCCGCCTTTGGGGGCGGCGAGGTGGCCTACGGCCCCGGGGACGAAGGCCCCCATGAGGCCGGATGGCTGGCCCTGGAGACGGCCAAGGCCCGGACCCTGCTCGGGGTGCGGCCCCTGTGGAGCCTGGAGGAGGCCGTTGGCCGGACCATGGCCTGGTACGCCCGCCAGTTGCGCGGCCAGGACGCCCGGGAACTGTGCCTGGAGGAGATCGCGGCCTATGAGGCCCTGTTGCAGGGGGCGGCATGAGCGGCGGGCGTTTCGAAATCCGCACAACGCCCCTGGCCGGGCTGGCGGTCATCAGGCGGCTGCCCCGGAGCGACCCGCGCGGCTTCTTCGAGCGTTTTTTCTGCGCGGCGGAGCTGGCCCCGGCCGGTTGGACCGGCCCCGTGGCCCAGATCAACCGGACCCTGACCGCCTCGCCGGGAACCCTGCGCGGCCTGCATTTCCAGCATCCGCCCCACGCGGAAAAAAAACTGGTGAGCTGCCTGCGCGGCGAGGTTTTTGACGTGGCCGTGG encodes the following:
- the rfbG gene encoding CDP-glucose 4,6-dehydratase; translated protein: MEPDAAFWRGKRVVVTGHTGFKGGWLTLWLRRLGATVTGISLPPDTTPDLFTLARVAEGISHHLADIRDREAVARIIREADPQAVFHLAAQPLVRPSYDDPIGTFSTNVMGTAHVLDALRFCPNLRVVAAITTDKVYRNREWPFPYREDDHLGGHDPYSASKAGSEIVAACYRDAFFKDRGVALATARAGNVIGGGDWSLDRLIPDAVRAFGGGGTLHIRRPDAVRPWQHVLEPLAGYLRLARLLFDDPGLAGAYNFGPHTSEAATVRQVVELARAAFGGGEVAYGPGDEGPHEAGWLALETAKARTLLGVRPLWSLEEAVGRTMAWYARQLRGQDARELCLEEIAAYEALLQGAA